Proteins encoded by one window of Chanos chanos chromosome 7, fChaCha1.1, whole genome shotgun sequence:
- the elfn1b gene encoding protein ELFN1 yields MSSTEAETTCSAGWSGRSRRMVSSAFLSWVAPLVILSLSQVRIVHGDCWLIEGEKGFVWLAICSQNQPPYEAIPLHINNTIVDLRLNENKIRSIQFSALSRFTNLTYLNLTKNDISYIEDGAFSSQFNLQVLQIGFNKLRNLTEGMLRGLGRLQYLYLQANLIETVTHNAFWECPLIENIDLSMNRIQQLDGRTFSGLAKLTTCELYANPFSCSCELLGFLYWLAAFPNRTSERMVCDSPAGFSGYSLLSQNPRMPTYRNAYHALTTVCTDDNVTPFLLGTSDGGTPTLPPDLSPCGLDDCPSGTLPEEPITISPAYVDPEIRPNMKLKEVTHTNAIISVEIPYPYRKMYILVQYNNGFFTDIQNLKSQKEEIELQNLKPHSDYTYCVASIRNSLRFNHTCLTISTGPKTERDHMPSDSTATHYIMTILGCLFGMVVVLGIVYHCLRKRKKQDEPKSKRLEKMKRNLIELKYGAELEGGTIPQLTQKQVLAAGETVQRVPYLPTSSEDQYSMQEITDTPKTTKGNYMEVRTSSEQPDHRDCGVPVSGTQGSVAEISTIAKEVDKVNQIINNCIDALKSESTSFQAVKSGAVSTAEPQLVLISEHPPGKSKGFLSPVYKGGYHHPLQRHHSMDAPPKRPSTSSSGSVRSPRSFRSDGAYRSESKYVESTSPLDESGILTVMPAAAILRAEAERIRQYSEHRHSYPGPHHIGDPLEAPESRKTSILEPLTRSRPRELSYSQLSPQYHNLSGYSSPEYSCRPSLSLWERFKLHRKRHRDTEEYMAAGHALRRKVQFAKDEDLHDILDYWKGVSAQQKS; encoded by the coding sequence ATGAGCTCAACTGAAGCAGAAACAACCTGCTCAGCAGGGTGGAGTGGACGCAGTAGACGCATGGTGTCCAGTGCCTTTCTCTCATGGGTAGCACCTCTTGTGATACTTTCATTGTCACAGGTGCGCATAGTCCATGGCGACTGCTGGCTGATCGAAGGGGAGAAGGGCTTTGTGTGGTTAGCCATCTGCAGCCAGAATCAGCCACCCTACGAGGCAATCCCACTGCATATAAACAACACCATCGTGGACCTCAGACTCAACGAGAACAAGATCCGGAGCATCCAATTCTCTGCCTTGAGTCGGTTCACCAACCTTACCTACCTTAACCTCACCAAGAACGACATCTCCTACATTGAAGATGGGGCTTTCTCCTCACAGTTCAACCTTCAAGTACTCCAGATCGGTTTCAACAAGCTAAGAAACTTAACTGAGGGGATGCTACGAGGTCTTGGGCGACTGCAGTACCTTTACCTGCAAGCCAACCTGATAGAGACTGTCACGCATAATGCCTTCTGGGAGTGTCCTCTCATTGAGAACATCGACCTTTCCATGAATCGTATCCAGCAGCTCGATGGTAGAACTTTCAGTGGTCTGGCCAAGCTGACGACATGCGAGCTGTATGCTAACCCTTTCAGTTGTTCTTGCGAGCTGCTAGGTTTCCTTTATTGGCTTGCCGCGTTCCCCAACCGCACAAGTGAAAGGATGGTATGTGATTCTCCTGCCGGTTTTTCCGGCTACAGCCTCCTCAGCCAGAATCCCAGGATGCCCACTTATCGGAATGCTTACCACGCTCTCACCACTGTGTGCACAGATGATAACGTCACCCCATTCCTCTTAGGAACTTCAGATGGAGGCACACCCACTCTCCCACCAGATCTAAGTCCTTGTGGATTAGATGATTGCCCTTCCGGAACACTCCCAGAGGAGCCCATTACAATCAGCCCTGCATATGTGGACCCAGAGATCCGTCCAAATATGAAACTAAAAgaggtgacacacacaaacgccaTCATCTCAGTAGAGATCCCATATCCGTACCGCAAAATGTATATCCTGGTGCAATACAATAACGGCTTCTTCACAGACATTCAGAACCTGAAGAGTCAAAAGGAAGAGATTGAGCTACAGAATCTGAAACCCCACTCTGACTACACGTACTGTGTGGCATCGATACGGAACTCCTTACGATTCAATCACACTTGCCTAACTATTTCAACAGGCCCCAAAACGGAGAGGGATCACATGCCGAGTGACTCAACTGCTACACACTATATCATGACCATCCTAGGCTGCCTGTTCGGGATGGTTGTTGTGCTAGGAATAGTGTACCACTGCCTGCGGAAACGCAAGAAGCAGGATGAGCCTAAGAGTAAGAGGCTCGAGAAGATGAAGAGAAATCTCATCGAGTTGAAATATGGCGCTGAACTGGAAGGGGGCACTATCCCACagctcacacagaaacaggttCTGGCTGCAGGGGAAACTGTACAGAGAGTTCCGTACTTACCGACCAGTAGCGAGGACCAGTACAGCATGCAGGAGATTACGGACACACCAAAAACCACAAAAGGGAATTACATGGAGGTGCGCACATCATCCGAGCAGCCTGATCACAGGGATTGCGGCGTCCCTGTATCTGGAACCCAGGGATCCGTGGCTGAGATTTCAACCATCGCCAAAGAAGTGGACAAAGTGAATCAGATCATCAACAACTGCATTGATGCACTCAAATCTGAATCAACATCCTTCCAGGCAGTGAAATCAGGTGCTGTATCTACAGCTGAGCCTCAACTAGTGCTCATATCCGAACACCCACCTGGAAAGTCCAAAGGTTTCTTGTCACCAGTCTATAAGGGTGGGTATCACCACCCCTTGCAGAGGCATCATAGTATGGATGCCCCACCAAAACGTCCCAGCACATCATCAAGTGGTTCTGTACGCAGCCCACGCTCCTTTCGGTCGGACGGAGCCTATCGGTCAGAGTCCAAATACGTAGAGAGCACATCTCCATTGGATGAGTCGGGAATCCTGACCGTCATGCCAGCTGCGGCAATCCTACGAGCCGAAGCTGAGAGGATACGACAATACAGCGAGCATCGGCACTCGTACCCCGGACCACACCACATTGGAGATCCTCTGGAAGCACCCGAAAGCCGGAAGACATCCATTCTGGAACCTCTGACACGGTCAAGACCACGTGAGCTCTCGTACTCACAGCTCTCCCCACAGTATCACAACCTGAGTGGCTACTCCAGCCCAGAGTACTCCTGCAGGCCGAGCCTCAGCCTATGGGAGCGCTTCAAACTTCATCGGAAACGCCATAGAGACACCGAGGAGTACATGGCAGCGGGTCATGCCCTGCGGAGGAAAGTACAGTTCGCCAAAGATGAGGACCTCCACGACATCCTGGATTACTGGAAGGGCGTTTCTGCACAACAGAAATCATGa